From Nitratidesulfovibrio vulgaris str. Hildenborough, a single genomic window includes:
- the motA gene encoding flagellar motor stator protein MotA — translation MFIIIGLVVVFGSIIGGYLIANGNLAVLVQPAEMIIILGAAMGAFLASQTKYTLGLVIKNIKHIFGDPGMNKARYLETLALLNSLFSKMHREGVISIEQDIEKPESSAIFTKYPSISKDKHIVHFIGDTLRVYLTTGDPSDIESLMKIDMESMHEEEMVAPGAVNRMAESLPGMGIVAAVLGVVLTMGMINEPPEILGHHIGAALVGTFVGILFCYGIFGPMAAKLENHAHEMHAYYNVIKEGVAAAIRGSTPIIAVEYGRRAIPHAFRPTFAEMEEKLKG, via the coding sequence ATGTTCATCATAATCGGTCTCGTCGTCGTCTTCGGCTCCATCATCGGGGGCTACCTGATAGCCAACGGCAACCTCGCCGTGCTCGTGCAGCCCGCAGAAATGATCATCATCCTCGGCGCCGCCATGGGGGCCTTCCTCGCGTCGCAAACCAAGTACACGCTTGGGCTGGTCATCAAGAACATCAAGCACATCTTCGGCGACCCCGGCATGAACAAGGCCCGCTACCTTGAGACGCTGGCGCTGCTCAACTCGCTGTTCTCGAAGATGCATCGCGAAGGTGTCATCAGCATCGAGCAGGACATCGAAAAGCCCGAATCGAGCGCCATCTTCACGAAGTACCCTTCCATCTCCAAGGACAAGCATATCGTGCACTTCATAGGTGACACGCTGCGCGTCTACCTCACCACCGGCGACCCCAGCGACATCGAAAGCCTCATGAAGATCGACATGGAGTCGATGCACGAAGAGGAGATGGTGGCGCCGGGGGCCGTGAACCGCATGGCTGAATCGTTGCCCGGCATGGGTATCGTCGCCGCCGTTCTGGGCGTCGTGCTCACCATGGGCATGATCAACGAACCGCCCGAAATCCTCGGCCACCACATCGGCGCGGCCCTCGTCGGCACATTCGTGGGTATTCTCTTCTGCTACGGCATCTTCGGCCCCATGGCCGCGAAACTGGAGAACCACGCCCACGAGATGCACGCCTACTACAACGTCATCAAGGAAGGCGTGGCAGCCGCCATACGCGGTTCCACGCCTATCATCGCCGTGGAATACGGCAGACGCGCCATTCCGCACGCCTTCCGTCCCACGTTCGCCGAAATGGAAGAAAAGCTGAAGGGCTGA